In Bradyrhizobium sp. WD16, the genomic stretch TGATCCAGCGTACAGGTGTGAAGCCAGATGCGCCCGACGCCAGGCGCCCACGCACGCTCCAGCGCCCGGTTCATCAGCCACCTTCCGGCGCCGCTGCCGATCAGCTTCGGGGGGGCTGGCGGATGCTCAAGAGTCGCCCGGGAATCACTTCCGGAAAGGCTCTCCTTGGAGCACGGAAATCCGCTTGCTAACCGCTATGCTCAATGCAGTGCGCTCTTGTTCGGTTATCTCGAGGTTCGGGAGGCTCAGTGTCTGGAACGCCCGAACCTCCGTCAGCGTCATCCGGTCGATCTCTGCTGCCTGCGGGCTGATCCCCATTTCATTGTCGAGCTTTCGATCAATCATCCGTAATAACCTCCGTTACTGCGCGGAAGAAACCCAGTCGCCTCTTGCGCGAATCAGCCGTGGCGACACGTAGCATCGGCATGGCGCAATCAATGGTGCTTCTCACACATCGCGCAATTAGTCGCGATCTCAATTGCTAGTCAACGTAACGTTCTCCTGTCGCGACCAGATCAGCACCTCAAACGGGGTCATGTCGCGCATGTACTTTCCACGGCGCGAATGGCGTTGGAGCGAAAGCGTCCCGTCGGAAAACTTGTAAATGTTCTCCAGATATCGGCAACCGTGAAGATCGAACCAACGATATGCGATGCGAGCCGTTTGAGAAAACCCTCGGACGACCGATGCGGGCACCGTGCCAAGTTACGCTCGCCACACAGGCCTTCAAAGAGAAATTGTGTCATACCTGCCTCAAATCTTCCGCCCTTCAATGACTACGTCCTCCATTGCCAAATTGTATCACAGGCTAATATGCTCGCTCGAAGAGTTAGGGGGACGACGATGGCGGAATCAACCATAGTCGAGGTCATACGGATGCTTGACCCGCCAGATGCTTGGACAATGCGGTGGCATTTCGTAATCGATATAAATGGCGACGGGCAGATAACGATCTCAGACGTGTGGCTTTGGGCGTCTTATATTTTCTTTGCGCCGGGTGACGTTATTCTCCTCGGCATTATGCTCAAGCTTCCTAGTGTAGCAGCGTTTCTGGAAATGACACCGAAGCTAGTTTCAGGTTGGTGGTCGTTCGCCATATCTTTTCTATTTTGGGCGATATTTTTGGGTAACTTGAGTGCAGAGAGCAAGCGGGCAAAAGAAGAGCGCGCCCAATCACCGAGACTGTAAACTGAACTGTGTCGCTGCATAATCCCCCGAGAGGCGAGAGCCGCCTGGAGCATGCAGATGAAGGTTTCCCCTGAACTTCTCGAAGAGCTGACGAAGGATTTCAAGCGGCCGGAGGAGATGGAAAGTCTCTACGCGCAGATGTTGCAGCACATGATCAATCGCGGGCTGTCGGCCGAGCTGGATGCGCATCTGGCCGCGGGGTCGGCGGAGGCGGGCTCGAACGCGGGGCGGTCGAACAAGCGCAACGGCAAGAGCATGAAGACCGTGCGGAGCGCCAACGGTTCGCTGACCGTGGAGACCCCGCGCGACCGGCTTGGAACCTTCGAGCCGCAACTGGTGAAGAAGCGGCAGGTGCGGCTCGCCGGCATGGAGGAGAAGATCCTCACGCTTTACGCCAAGGGCCTGACGACGCGCGACATCGAGGATGCGCTGACGGAACTCTATGGCGTGTCGATCTCGCACACGCTGATTTCGCAGGTCACCGAAAGCGTGATGGACGAAGCCCGAGCCTGGCAGAACCGCCCTCTGGACGATGTCTATCCGATCGTCTGGCTGGACGGGCTGGTCGTCAAGGTGCGGCACAACAAGCAGGTGATCAACAAATCGGCGCATATCGTCCTTGGCGTCAACCTGCGGGGCGAAAAGGAAGTTCTCGGCCTCTGGCTGGCGGAGTCGGAGGGCGCGAAATTCTGGCTCTCCGTGCTGACCGAACTGAGAAATCGCGGCGTGCGCGACATTTTCATCGCCTGCATGGACGGTCTCAACGGGCTGCCGGAGGCGGTGAACGCGGTTTTTCCGAGGACGCTGACGCAGCTTTGCGTCGTGCATCTGGTGCGCGCCAGCCTGCGCTACGTCGCGACGCAGGACGCAAAGGCGGTGATCGCCACGCTGAAGAAAATCTATCAATCGGCGAGCGCCGACGAAGCCGCGGCGGAACTCGACGCCTTCGAAGCCGAATGGGGCAGGAAATACAAATCCGTCGTGCGGATATGGCGCGGCAATTGGGACAACGTCATTCCGTTTTTCCAGTTCGTGCCGGAGATCCGCAAGGTGATCTACACGACCAACGCCATCGAATCCCTCAACATGACCATGCGCAAGCTCACGCGAAACCGCAGGATTTTCCCAAACGACGACGCCGCGCTGAAATCGCTCTTCCTCGCAATCCAGGAAGCCGCTAAAAACTGGAAAAGCATCCACCACTGGAAGCCCGCCCTGCAGAGCTTCCAGATCATGTTCGGCGAGGACAGAGTCCCACTCGAGCAGTTGCAAGCCAATCCGCAGCGACACAGTTCAGTTTACAGTCTCTTCGAAGCGAAGCCCGCTATTAGGTTAACGTCAGCCCAAGGAGTTGATCCCTTGCGATCAGCTTCCAGCCATTTTTGCAAAACTTGTCGGCAACTCTCTGAGAAAACCGTTTGCCATTTGTGAGGCCGACCACAATAGCATCCGCAGCGCGCCAATTTGCGCGAACTCTTTCCGCATCGACTAACAAGCCGTTATCGACCGGATTATCAATGTTCGATACGTGCTTGCATTGAAGTAGATGCGAAATTGTTCCCAGTTCATCTCGAACAACGATGTCGGCACCGCCATCCCCCGAACGGATGGTGAGCTTAGCGTTCAAGCCGCTCCGAATAAGACAATCTCGCACAAATTCTTCGAGCCCTAGGGGACCAGATTTGTCGACTTCCTCTAGAATTTTCGTCGGATTCTGCGGCGACTTTGACTGGAATGCTTGAGTAAAATCAGCAGCCGTAATTTCCGTCGACGTCAATATCTTCCTCGAAACGGCTCGTCTGCTCGCGAGCAGCTCATCTAGGATGACATCATAGGAAGTCTCCTGAAGCTGCGGATGAACAGCTCCAAATTTGTAGACGTAAACCTCCTTCTTTGCTCCGATTCTATAGGCTCTGTCGGTGCACTGGTCTTCAACGGCAGGGTTCCACCATCGGTCGAGATGCATCACGTGATTTGCGGCCACAATATTTAGGCCAACGCCCGCGGCTCTTGGAGACAGGATTAGCGCAGCAAATCCTTCTATTTCCGAGAATCTATCAACGATAGGCTGCCGCTGACTTGGATTTGTATCTCCCCGAATGAATTCTGGTTGAGGGCACGCGAACCGTTCTTTTATGAGACGGGATAAAATAGTTTGAATTTTTCTACTATTGACGAATACAATTACTTTTTCTTTGCGGCTGGCGATCATTGCCAACTGCTGAAATGCCGGTGCAAACCTAGCGGACATCATGATGTAGTCCTCGGCGGACAGCAAACCGCCAGAGACACTCTCAGGATCAGCCGGATGCAGTGAAATTGACCTGAAGTCGTGGAGGGCTCTCAATATCTTAAGGTTGCCCGCCTGCGTAGCTGCACTTATCTCAGCGTAGCGGCTCGCTTGTACTGCAGGCATCGCTGTCCTGACCATGTTGCCTTCATGCTTTGGCGGCAGGTCTTTGGCGACATCTTCCTTCATTCGGCGAAGCGCGTACGCTGGCACTCCCTTGCCGCTAATCGTGCTCGGGCTCAGTATTTCATTCGAGAGCCGCTCAAGAGATTTAGCGCGTTCTGCTTCAGCCTGCGATTTACCGTAGATCTTGATAAACTCGCGCAACGGGGGAAAATAACCAGGTGCTATAATGTCAGTTATTGCCCAAAGGTCGGCGATAGAATTTTCAACCGGCGTGCCCGTCATGCCTACGACGAAATCGACGTTTAGCGTTTTGAGAGTCGCATTAATTCGCGTAGTTGGATTCTTTGCCTTCTGAATCTCGTCGAATACTCCAACGCTGAAGGGCACCCCGGCAAAACTAATATGATAATCTCGAACCGTCTCAAATGTTGTTAGAACCCAGGTTGCCTGCTTGATCTCCTGTGAGTTCAATAGCATTAGCCCATCATTACTCTTTCCAACTTTTAGTGCGTTCAATTGATTGCCGAAAGCTATCAACGGAGGGCCGAGTCCTTCATCAAACGCAAATCTCTGGTGCTCGCTTTCCCAATTCTTCAAAAGACTGGTCGGCGCAACTACTAGCGCGGGACGGCCGCTCCGGACCAGTCGCTCTCGCATCAGAAGCATCAGAAATGTTAGACTTTGGAGCGTCTTACCCAGTCCCATATCATCCGCAAGTAGTACGCCAGGCCATCCGCTCGTATACGCGCTAGTTAGCCATGCCACGCCCTGTTGTTGGTGCTGCTTCAGCTCAACCCTCATGAGTGGTTGAGTCGCGTCAGTCAGTCGGCGAGGAATGAATTGCCTCTTGAACTCGGCTTCATCAAAGTTCTCTCGCGTTTTGAGAACGGCAATCCGGCGGCGAATGGGGGCCAGTTGCTCTTGTTCTTGGCCGCTGAAAGAAAGTTGCTTACTGGGTGGCGCCTCGGGCGGCATCAGGCGTTGGAGGGTAGGCAGAAGGCCCGGAGCATTCGTCGAAACGCTAACGTCACCGATGTCGACCTGCTGTTGACCGCGCGATATCGCATCCTGCACGGCGTGCAACCACCTTGGAACATCTTCTGGTTCGCCAACAACGAGCTTGTCTCCTAAGACGACGGAGAAGCGTTCGGGCAGCCATGTGTTTGACTGCTTTTCGAGATAAGAAAGCTGCGGCGGAATCCATTCACCAAGCCCGACAATGCGCTGCGAGTATTGCTCCGTCTCATAGAACAATGTGTCTCCGATAGAGACATCACGGTCATCATCGAATTCCTTGTACGCCGCCGAAATTGCTGCAGCGGGCGCCATCAAAAAAGAGAGGCGCTCCTCAATCTGAGCAGACTGCTTTCGCTTAACGACCTCCAGCGCCGGCCGGAGCGACGGATCGATAAATATGTATTGGCCACTTTCGATCACATATGTGGAATTGACTTGCTTCTGTGACCTAAATTGCTTTCCGAACAGTTCCGCAGTCGCTGGCGTAACGGCCAATTCCGCCTCTGCGCCGTCTTGCATTTCAGCGTCACTCTTTCGCATTGGAATAGGATCGAAATTAATGTCGCCTCCGCCCAAGGTTGGCTTCAAGCTAAATGCCGTCACATGGGACACACGCACCTTCATAATGAAAGCATCGGTACCGATGTTCGGAACAGGAGCGTCGTCGGGTATGAGAAGACGCAGTGCGGCAAAGGCGGCGATCTTGTCGTCTCTTGTTTTTGCCGAATTAAGCTCATTTGCGCGTTGCAGAACCTGGAATATTGTTCCGGAAATGCGAAACCTTTTCCCACTTGCTTGAAAAATCCCTTCGCTGAAGGTCCCAACTACTCGAACACCGCCATTTGTAGCGGAGTAAGCTATTCTGAAGTCATCCGACGCCAGTCCACCAACACTCTGGACGTCGATCTGATATGGAAATGGCGGAAGGAGACCGAGTTGCAATGCGTCGTCATTGGCAAGCGACGCCGCGTCTTCAAACGTTAGAAGCCGTGTAGCGCCGTCTTTAGGCTCGAGATGCCCTTGATACTTAAGTTCATCCAGTACCGCTGACGTTAGCGGAGGCAACTTTCCAATCGCTTCATCCCAATCGGACTGAACTGCAAGACGGCTACCGAACAAGCCGTTGCGCTTCTCGCATATCCTTAGCAAATAGCCAGTATCGCTAAGCTCTGAAACAATCTCAAACATCGCTAAGCTCGTATGCCGGTGTGATGCTCGATTGCACGGCGAGCCCAGGTAGTCCAACTACCATTTTTGTCGTGACGGATAGCGTCGCGCATAAAGTCCCCGATGCGCACTTCCATGCTCGCGCGCCTAAGCTCTTGGCCGACATAAGTCGGTTTATGGAATTCAGGGGCGCCCTTATCGCCGTCGCGCCAAAACCTGAGCGCCCCAGAGTGACTCCATTCTGCGATCACTAGATCGCCTAGCCGCATCAATAAAACGGACTGATTGGAGTTTGCCCCAGTTAAGTGAGACCATTTCATATATTCAGTATCCGGGCTTGCTCGCTGAGCTTGCTTGGCCACGCGTCCGGCATCGCTTGCTAGAATGAGCGTTAGGTCAGTTACGTGGCCCTTCTCGAAATATCGCAACCAAAACTTCTTGCGCGGCATGAACTGATCGTCTGCGGTCTCTTCGATGATCCGTATGAAAAGATCGAGATACTCGATGGAGAGCCAGCGCCTGACGGCTACTAAGCACTCGTCTCGGCGCCGCTGGCCATCCTTGCCCAGCAGGATAGGCCACATATAGAGCCGCGGATCTCGATATCTGGAAATGAGTGCGCCAACGATCTTCTTTAAAGCGTCTGGCGGCGGCGGTTGGTGAAGAAATGGATCAACCAACGCCTCATAAAACTCCGCCGGTGGAGTGCCCACAATGTTGTCAAACGCAAAGGACAACGCGTGCTCCAGGCGGCCGGGCTTCAAGTTTCTTGTTGCCAGTCGAATGCAAGCCAACTTCAGCTCGATGCCATACGCTGTCGATAGGATGAACGTTGATAGTCCCTTGGCAAGGCTCGCTTGATGGATGTTGTTGCCTTCCAAAAGAGAAGTCGCAACAGAGTTCACCGCCTGGTTATCTTCCAAGATCCCGGTGAGTTTGCAAAACCTTCGATTGCTTTCCATCAATTGATCAAGGTTCTGCCTAACGTAGGCCCTCAAAATGTCCCGCAGGGACTTATCCCGATAGCAAAAAAACAATGAATTGAGGCTAGCACGAATGCAGCGCTTATCGCGTCGACGACTGGCCTCGGTCAAAAGTCCTAAAACATCTTCAGTGCTGAAGCCTTCATGCAACCCAATAGCAGAAATAGCGACTCGCAATTCGCGCCGAGAGACAAGCGATAGCGATCCTGTCCGCACTCTTGAGACGATCGCCTCTAAAGTTGCCCGGCTTGGCTTGAGGTCGGATGAATCAGCTCTATATCCAGAACATGCTTCAATCAGCTTGCCGTACTCGGCTAATCTCGTTGATTCGAGGCGCTTCGGCGAAAACGAGTTTATCGCAGCCAGGATCGACATGAGGCAGCCCTGCTACTTTGTTAGCAACTTCTGCACTTCGTTGAGGTTGTCCGATCGGGGGGAAAACATCAGAACCCGCAAATCGATACGACGATTACCCTTCTTCCCTTCTTCAGCGTCGTTAGAAAAGGCAGGGCGGGTCTCGCCATACTCCGCAGGATTGATTAGGGGGGACGTGCCCTCACCAAGCCTTTTACCGTCAACGCTTGGAGAGATGCTAAACATCTGCGCGAGGCGAGGTTGATAGGCATAGATAGTTTGAACCGCGTTTATAGCCCGGCGGCCCGAAAGCGACAGATTATCGCGTATGTTACCTTCGACCGTGCCCCATATCGGCGTGTTGTCAGTGTGACCCTCTACAAATACTGCGTCGATGAAGACGGCGTTCGGGTTGCAAACACGGGTTGGATAGCTGGCGGGACCTACACTAAAGCAAGGAAGCACCTTCGCAAGCGCTGCAGCCAGCGACTTCACAGCGTTTTCGCTGGGTGAGCCTGGGACAATGATAGACTTTCCCTGAGGAAAGAGCATATCGCCCGATAAACGCAAAATTCCTTGCTCTGGAATCACCTTCACATCGTTGTCGCTTATGCCCTGAATATTGCTCAGACTGCGCTGCAGCTCATAGAGTATCTTTTCGCGGGCAGAGTGAGCTGGTCCCGGAAATCTGGACAGGACGATAAGTGGAATTTCTGCCTGACAACGGCGATAATCGCCGCGAACAGGAGAGACCATGAAGAGACGACCCCGCCGGAACCACTCACCGGCCTTCAAGGCGAAGGTGGCTCTGGCCGCCATCAAGGGCGATCGGACGATCGTCCAACTGGCCGAGCATTTCGACGTTCACCCCAATCAGATCACCGCATGGAAATCGCAGCTCGAGGGCAGCGCGTCTGAGGTTTTCGGATCGGGAGGCGGAGCGCCGGCCATCCCCGCGATCGATGTGAAGTCGCTCCATGCCAAGATCGGGGAGCTGACGCTGGAGAACGATTTTTTAGAAGGCGCGCTCACCAAGGCGGGATTGCTGAGCGCAAAGCGATGATCGACCGTGAGCACGATCTGTCGATCACCAAGCAGGCAGAGGTTTTGAAGATCAGCCGGGGCAGCGTTTATTATCTGCCCCGCCCAGTATCGCCCGCCGACCTCGAGATCATGCAACAGATCGATCGGCTGCACCTGGAATACCCCTTCGCCGGTTCGCGTATGTTGCGAGGCCTGCTGGCCTTGCGGGGGTGCAAGGTCGGCCGCCGGCATGTGAAGACGCTGATGCGGCGGATGGGGATAGAGGCGCTCTATCGCCGGCCGCGCACGACGAAGCCTGAACCCGGCCACAAGATCTATCCGTATCTGCTGCACGGCATGGAGATCACGCGACCGAACCAGGTCTGGGCCATGGACATCACCTATATCCCGATGGCCCACGGCTTCGTCTATCTCGCCGCCGTGCTCGATTGGGCGACGCGTCGTGTTCTGTCCTGGCGATTGTCGATTACGATGGAGGCGTCCTTCTGTGTCGAGACATTGGAGGATGCTCTCGCGCGTCACGGCAAGCCGGACATATTCAACACCGACCAGGGCTCGCAGTTCACTGGCGCGGCCTTCACCGGCGTGCTCGCCGATAACGGCATCGCCATCAGCATGGACGGCAAAGGAGCTTGGCGGGACAACGTGTTCGTTGAGAGGCTGTGGAAAAGCGTCAAATACGAGGAGGTCTATCTGCGAGCCTATGAGACCGTCGGCGAGGCGCGAAGCTCGATTGGTCGGTATCTCGACTTTTACAATGGCCGCCGCCCGCATTCGAGCCTTGACGACCGCACCCCGGATCAAGCCTACTTCGATCTTCCTCCGCTCCGCGCGGCGGCCTAACCCCGGCAGAGCCTCCACTTATCGACGCGGAAAATCTGTTCAGACAACCGGGACCACCTCAGAGTCCGCCTGCTTTAAATATCGCTCCAACGGGTTCTGCCGTAATTTTTGAAGCTCATCTTCGAGCTCAGAAACGCGGCGCTTCGTTTGCTCGAGTTCAGCAGAGGTGGCCTTCAGTTGATCCAATGTTGCTAGGTGCTGAGACAAGGGAATTGTCCGCTCGGTGTCTTGAATGCGATACGCGAAATACATGAGGAGGATAATGAAAACGAACAACATGCCGACCATGATGTCGGTCATGGATACAAAGTAGCTTTCCTCTCCCTGTTCGACTTCGGCTTCGCTCATTCAGCTGCCGCCTGGCTTGGCTTCGTTTGGCTCTCCGCCAATTCGTCTATAAGCTGCTCAAACTGATTCACAGCTCGCGCAAGAGCTTGATCCATTGTTCCCAGCTGGTCAGACATTTGCTTAGATTGATACTCAAGATGATCGGTAATCGATTTGAATACCGTCGCAAGCTTTTCATCAACGGCGTTAAACCGATCGAGGTGCGTGGACATTTGCTTTTGCAGCGTCTCTATCATCGCACGAGTGGATGCTTGCATTTCTGAGGCAGCCCGGTGGAAATCGGATGCCGCGCTGGCCGAGCCTTCCATGGCTGCGAGAAGTTTGGTCATGTTTGAATCGACCGCAGAACCAGCCCGGACCAGCCCCTGGGTGGCGTTCACAACCTCCTGAGAGACGCTGCTAAGTTTTTCTTGAAGCTCACTGTGTTTTCGCGTGATGTCGGACAAGGTTCCAACATGCAGACTTTGGCTATCGCTCAGTTGTTTAAGGAGGCTCTCAATTTTTGTGGCGCTAGCGGCGAATGAATCGCCTCCCACGGTCAAACCTTGGAGTAGATCGTTGGTCCCTGCCGCAAGTTTTGTGGAGAGCTGACTGCTTGCGTCCGCGATCAGCGAAGAAACGGCATCTTTTAGGCTTTGAGATATCTCGGCTTGCTCTTTTGCGGCCGCCTTGCCCGCGTCGCTGATAGTGGTTGCCGCTTGTT encodes the following:
- a CDS encoding IS3 family transposase (programmed frameshift) — its product is MKRRPRRNHSPAFKAKVALAAIKGDRTIVQLAEHFDVHPNQITAWKSQLEGSASEVFGSGGGAPAIPAIDVKSLHAKIGELTLENGFFRRRAHQGGIAERKAMIDREHDLSITKQAEVLKISRGSVYYLPRPVSPADLEIMQQIDRLHLEYPFAGSRMLRGLLALRGCKVGRRHVKTLMRRMGIEALYRRPRTTKPEPGHKIYPYLLHGMEITRPNQVWAMDITYIPMAHGFVYLAAVLDWATRRVLSWRLSITMEASFCVETLEDALARHGKPDIFNTDQGSQFTGAAFTGVLADNGIAISMDGKGAWRDNVFVERLWKSVKYEEVYLRAYETVGEARSSIGRYLDFYNGRRPHSSLDDRTPDQAYFDLPPLRAAA
- a CDS encoding SNF2-related protein, which gives rise to MFEIVSELSDTGYLLRICEKRNGLFGSRLAVQSDWDEAIGKLPPLTSAVLDELKYQGHLEPKDGATRLLTFEDAASLANDDALQLGLLPPFPYQIDVQSVGGLASDDFRIAYSATNGGVRVVGTFSEGIFQASGKRFRISGTIFQVLQRANELNSAKTRDDKIAAFAALRLLIPDDAPVPNIGTDAFIMKVRVSHVTAFSLKPTLGGGDINFDPIPMRKSDAEMQDGAEAELAVTPATAELFGKQFRSQKQVNSTYVIESGQYIFIDPSLRPALEVVKRKQSAQIEERLSFLMAPAAAISAAYKEFDDDRDVSIGDTLFYETEQYSQRIVGLGEWIPPQLSYLEKQSNTWLPERFSVVLGDKLVVGEPEDVPRWLHAVQDAISRGQQQVDIGDVSVSTNAPGLLPTLQRLMPPEAPPSKQLSFSGQEQEQLAPIRRRIAVLKTRENFDEAEFKRQFIPRRLTDATQPLMRVELKQHQQQGVAWLTSAYTSGWPGVLLADDMGLGKTLQSLTFLMLLMRERLVRSGRPALVVAPTSLLKNWESEHQRFAFDEGLGPPLIAFGNQLNALKVGKSNDGLMLLNSQEIKQATWVLTTFETVRDYHISFAGVPFSVGVFDEIQKAKNPTTRINATLKTLNVDFVVGMTGTPVENSIADLWAITDIIAPGYFPPLREFIKIYGKSQAEAERAKSLERLSNEILSPSTISGKGVPAYALRRMKEDVAKDLPPKHEGNMVRTAMPAVQASRYAEISAATQAGNLKILRALHDFRSISLHPADPESVSGGLLSAEDYIMMSARFAPAFQQLAMIASRKEKVIVFVNSRKIQTILSRLIKERFACPQPEFIRGDTNPSQRQPIVDRFSEIEGFAALILSPRAAGVGLNIVAANHVMHLDRWWNPAVEDQCTDRAYRIGAKKEVYVYKFGAVHPQLQETSYDVILDELLASRRAVSRKILTSTEITAADFTQAFQSKSPQNPTKILEEVDKSGPLGLEEFVRDCLIRSGLNAKLTIRSGDGGADIVVRDELGTISHLLQCKHVSNIDNPVDNGLLVDAERVRANWRAADAIVVGLTNGKRFSQRVADKFCKNGWKLIARDQLLGLTLT
- a CDS encoding EH signature domain-containing protein, producing the protein MSILAAINSFSPKRLESTRLAEYGKLIEACSGYRADSSDLKPSRATLEAIVSRVRTGSLSLVSRRELRVAISAIGLHEGFSTEDVLGLLTEASRRRDKRCIRASLNSLFFCYRDKSLRDILRAYVRQNLDQLMESNRRFCKLTGILEDNQAVNSVATSLLEGNNIHQASLAKGLSTFILSTAYGIELKLACIRLATRNLKPGRLEHALSFAFDNIVGTPPAEFYEALVDPFLHQPPPPDALKKIVGALISRYRDPRLYMWPILLGKDGQRRRDECLVAVRRWLSIEYLDLFIRIIEETADDQFMPRKKFWLRYFEKGHVTDLTLILASDAGRVAKQAQRASPDTEYMKWSHLTGANSNQSVLLMRLGDLVIAEWSHSGALRFWRDGDKGAPEFHKPTYVGQELRRASMEVRIGDFMRDAIRHDKNGSWTTWARRAIEHHTGIRA